Below is a window of Fervidobacterium gondwanense DSM 13020 DNA.
CATCCCGTTTTCTATCTTAACGTTTTTTCCTTCTGTGTAATACTGAAGTTCGTTGTTTCCCCATCCGTTGTTATTTCCTATATCAAATCTCCATTTGTTTTTATCAAGCTCCTTACCATCAAACTCATCCGACCAGACCAATTTCCATTTTGGATCACTTATATTCATCACATTCACGCCGAGCGCCTCCGATATATTGCATGATGAAAAAAGATACAAAACGATAATCGAAGCAATTTTCAAAATATTTGAGAAATATTTAACTTTCATACTCTCTCTCCCTTCAGGATTTACAAATTCAAAGTACCCTTCAAACGTATGTCTCTCGATGATGCACCAACTCTAAACTCATAAATACCTTCTTCAACAACCCATTTTTCACCATCGAAAGAAGCAAGGTCACTGATTTGCACTGTTATCTTCACCTTTTGCATTTCTCCCGGAGCTAGCGTGTCTGTTTTAAAAAAGCCCTTGAGCTCTTGGTACGGTTTATCTATTTTCACCCTTGGTGCTCGAACGTAAAGTTGTGTTATCTCTTTTCCTGGGACGTTTCCAACGTTTTTGACATCGAAACAAACAACTATCGAAGAACCATCTTTGTACAGGTTCAAATTACTGTATTCAAACTTGGTGTACGAAAGTCCGAAACCAAATTCGAAACTTGGCTCGACTCTAAATGTATCGTAATATCTGTATCCAACGTATATTCCTTCGTCGTATGTAACGCTTGTAGGATTTTCCTTTGGCTCTCCAGGGAACGACCTTGACGGTACATCCTTGTAATCCTTCGGGAATGTTGTTGCTAATTTACCTGATGGATTAACCTTTCCTGAAATTACATCGGCAAATATTCTCCCAGCTTCTTGACCAGGTTGCCAAACCAGTAATATTCCGTCAGTTAACTCTTTCCAACTCTCAACTTCTATAGGAGAACCGATGTTGAGTACAACAAGTGATTTTTTACCATATTTATGGAATGTCTCAGATACGTTTTTAATCAATTCGTATTCATCGTCGGTTAAGTAGTAATCTCCTTTTTCTGCTCTTCTATCGTATCCTTCACCTGATATCCTCGTTATGAAGATTATTGCAACATCGTTTCGCTTGGCTATATCTTCCAATTGAGAAACAATAAAGAGATTTTCTGGCAATTTCGGTTTGATTTCTTCGTTCCACTGTCCACGTGTTATTCTGTACTCGCCGTTTCGCAACTCTTCTATTTTTGCTCTATAAAATTGCGCAAGTTCTTTATCGAAATTAAGACCTCTTTCAACAACTCCATCGAGGAAATTGATAGTGTACATCGGATGTGTTTCACCACTTCCCGTTCCACCTCTTATAGTTTCGATTTGACCAGTGCCAAAGAGTGCAATTGTTGTATCTTTCGATATCGGTAATACTTCGTTGTTCTTGAGTAATACGACACCTTCGCAACCTGCTTCGTAAGATACCTTTGCGTTCTTCTCAAGATCCGGATTATTGGAATAATTGTATCCTTTGAAAGAAGGCATCTTCACAAGTACTCTTAGTATATTTCGAATTCTCTCGTTGAGTACCTCTTCTGTTAGCTCTCCATTCTCAATAGCCTTTCTTATATCATCTATCTCATTTCTTCTGTGTTTCAAAACCTGGTGGCTCTTTCCTGGCATGATTAAATCATTACCTGCAGCCATCTGTTTAGCTCCATCATCACCGGCAAACCAATCTGTCATAACAAAACCATCGAATTGCCATTCGTATCTCAAAACTTTCGTTAAAAGCCAACTGTTCTGAGAGGTGTAATAACCGTTCAATTTGTTGTAAGAACTCATCACTGTCCATGGCTTAGATTTCTTAATTGCGATTTCAAATGGCTTAAGATAAATTTCCCTTAATGCTCTTTCAGAAACGATTGTATCTACAGTCATTCTATTGGTCTCTTGTTCATTGACAACGAAATGCTTCAAACAAGCACCAACACCTTGTGATTGTACACCTTCAACAAAACTTGCTGCCAGTTCACCGGTCAATAATGGGTCTTCTGAATAGTACTCGAAATTCCTACCGCACAGTGGGTTTCTGTGTATATTTATAGCCGGAGCCAGTAACACATCAACTCCGTACTCTCTCACCTCTTCGCCCATCGCCTCTCCCACTTTTTTCAAAATGTTCTTATTCCACGTTGAAGCAAGCATCGTTTCAACTGGAAACGCTGTTGCATGGTATTTTCTTTCATCACTTTCCCTTTCTGGATCTATTCTCAAACCTGCTGGCCCATCTGCGTAAACGGTTCTTGGAATTCCAAGTCTTGGAATTTCAAAAGTCTCACCTGCAGCACCACTGACACGTGCTTTTGGATTGTCTTCAATTCCAAGTACACCAACACCAACAACAAAGTGTATCTTTTCTTCAAGGGTCATCTGACTAATGACCTTTTCAATATCTAACATATCCATAGTACTCATCCCCTTTCAAAAAGTTGAAATATTTTATTCCCCAGTGATTCCAGTTCTTTCAAGACTTTCAACAAACTGTCTTTGCAAAATCAGATAAGTAATCAACAACGGAAGGATAGTGATCAACGTTGCCGACATCCTTATCCCTTCGTTTATCCTATTTGCCGCACTGCCATCCGCTGATGGGAACATAATGGAATATTTAGACACAAAGTCTCTTAAAGCTATCGGTATTGTTCTTATGTTATTTCCCAACAAAAGTCCTGTTAGTAACGTTTCATTCCAATACCATACCAGCGAAAATATGAACGTTGTTACCATAGCTGGTATGGAAAGTGGGAAGACGATTTTAAAAAATATCTGAAAAGAATTTGCACCATCAAGTTCAGCTGCTTCATCAAATGTCTTTGGTAACATGTTGAAGAAGTTATAGTACAAAAGTATGAAGATAGCACTCCTTATACCTTGACCTGTTAGCGATGGAAGGAAACTAACAAATGGTGTACCGGTAAGGTTCAGTCTGCTGAACAGCATGTACTTTGTAACAAGTGTTACTTGTGACGGTATCAAAAACGTCGCAAGCATAAGTACGATCCAAAACCTTTTCAATGGGAATTCAAAACGTGATAATCCGTAAGCTATCAGAGCTGTGATGAAAGTTTGAAAAAGCGCCGGAATAGTTGACATGTAAGCACTGTTCAACAAAGATTTTGTGGCTTCCAATACTTTCCAAGCTCTTGCAAAGTTGTCAAACGTAATTTTCGTTGGAATCCAATTAACAGTTGGATTCACAAGATCCTCAACGCTCATAAATGAGGTTGTTATCATGTAAAGCAATGGATAAAGGTAAGCGTATCCAACACCTATCAGAATAAAATATATAATGAACTTCGTTGATGGAGCCTTCAAATATTTATAATAAAAACTGGTTCTGAAATTCTTTACTTTGCTCACTTATTCTTCCTCCCTTCTTTTAAAAGCAAAAAAGCAACTCCTATTATAACCATCACAGCGATGAAGTAAATTTAAGACAACGCTGATGAGTATGAATAAGGCTTGTCTATATCAAACATCCTCTGAGTTATACTCGTGTTCACAGGATTATTTGCGAAAGAAGCTAGATCAACTATCGTGTAAATCGCATTTATCAGTACAAATGGTTTTATCAATGGTAATGTTATCTTCCAAAAGATCACCCAACTATTTGCTCCGTCTATCTTCGCTGCTTCATAGATGCTTCCACTAATTTTTTGAAGACCTGCCAAGAAAAATAGTATCTGCACACCAGAGAACCACAAAATAAGCACCAAGTTGTTGAACATATAAATAAACGGATAACTTATCGTATTGGGAAGGAGTGTAAAGAAGTTGTATATAAAATATTTTCTCGGATCGACAATTTGTGCTGCGTTGTTTGCCACAAGTTCAGATATAACAGGTCCACTTATTATGACTACAGGTAAGAAATACACAAGCCTGAAAAATGCCCTTGCTTTCAATTTGTTATTCAACAATATCGCTACAACGAGTGAAAATACGAGAATCAACGGTGTTGACAATACAATACTTAATAACGTATTCCAAAAATTTATTGGAAACGATGGATCTGTCTTGAATGCATAGATATAATGTTTCAAACCAACAAAAGTTGCCTTTATACCTTCAACTGTGAAATTTACGTTGAAAAAGCTCAGATACAGCGAATAGAAAAATGGATAGGCTGTGAATATTAGGAAACCTATTATCCATGGTGAGATATACAAATATCCAGCCAAAGCTTTTCTCATACGTCTTTTCTTACTCATTTTGACCAACTCCAACGTTTATAGAATTTGAATTAGTTACTATCCACGATTGTGGTTTAATTTTCTGATCGTTTAGAATGTAAGTCTTTGATGTGTAATTAACAACGATCGATTTTCCATTATTGTAACTTACGACGATGATTCCCGGTTCAACTACAAACCTGTCAATTATCTTTGATCCGCGAACATTTTTCAAAGCATCACTAACTTCCTTGTAAATTTCGGTAATTTTTACTTTCCAGTCTTCGTATTTTGTTGATGGATAATCCCAAAGTGGAGTCTTCTTTATCAAATAGTTATCAACCCATGTTAATAAGAAAGATGGCAATGCGCCGTATTCTATCATCTTGAGTATATCTATTCGTGAAAAGAAACTATTATTTACGTAAGGTGCGAAGTAATCTATACTACCACTCAAAACGATCTGTAAAAACGGTACAGTGTCTGTTTCAAAGAGGTATTGGCTGCAATTCATTGGAATATCTAAGATACCATCAACGTACTTCCATGTGTAATCGTTAGGATTTGAAAGATATAGGCTATCTGTCTTTTTCGAAATGTTTTCAAGTGTTCTTTCAACAAGTTTCAACGCATCACTTCTAAAAAATTCATGTCCGTATTTCAAATCACCGTACAACTTCGAACCATATTCGTTAAGTGCAAAATTTGAAATTCCCTTTTCGCTCAGCTTTGTGAGTTTCTCAGAAACGTACTGGCTTGCAAGTACGATGTTTGTATAATAACTTCTGTAAATCCAGAGTTCCCTATTATCCCTATCTTCGTATATAACCGACTGAGACAAGTTTATCCCGACTTCTTTTTTCAAATTGATCTGCTTTTCGGTAACTTTTGTCACATTGTCTAATAAGTATACATCGTAACCATTTTTCTTTCCATTCTTCACAAAGTTTATCAAATCGTCTATATCACCCAGGCTATCCTCAAAAGAAAGCTTACTTATCTTGTTCCCGTGGATTCCACCTTTTTGCCATCCATTGATTATCACTTTCAAATTACCTATCCCTGAATTTTTCAATTCGCTAACTATCTTTTCAATCTGTTTGAACGTTGTTATCGGCATAGTACGATAACCGATTACTCTCTTTTCAATATCGGAAGCGATTAGAGAGATTGCAACAGGCACGTTGCTACCGACGATCTTTTTCACC
It encodes the following:
- a CDS encoding beta-glucosidase gives rise to the protein MDMLDIEKVISQMTLEEKIHFVVGVGVLGIEDNPKARVSGAAGETFEIPRLGIPRTVYADGPAGLRIDPERESDERKYHATAFPVETMLASTWNKNILKKVGEAMGEEVREYGVDVLLAPAINIHRNPLCGRNFEYYSEDPLLTGELAASFVEGVQSQGVGACLKHFVVNEQETNRMTVDTIVSERALREIYLKPFEIAIKKSKPWTVMSSYNKLNGYYTSQNSWLLTKVLRYEWQFDGFVMTDWFAGDDGAKQMAAGNDLIMPGKSHQVLKHRRNEIDDIRKAIENGELTEEVLNERIRNILRVLVKMPSFKGYNYSNNPDLEKNAKVSYEAGCEGVVLLKNNEVLPISKDTTIALFGTGQIETIRGGTGSGETHPMYTINFLDGVVERGLNFDKELAQFYRAKIEELRNGEYRITRGQWNEEIKPKLPENLFIVSQLEDIAKRNDVAIIFITRISGEGYDRRAEKGDYYLTDDEYELIKNVSETFHKYGKKSLVVLNIGSPIEVESWKELTDGILLVWQPGQEAGRIFADVISGKVNPSGKLATTFPKDYKDVPSRSFPGEPKENPTSVTYDEGIYVGYRYYDTFRVEPSFEFGFGLSYTKFEYSNLNLYKDGSSIVVCFDVKNVGNVPGKEITQLYVRAPRVKIDKPYQELKGFFKTDTLAPGEMQKVKITVQISDLASFDGEKWVVEEGIYEFRVGASSRDIRLKGTLNL
- a CDS encoding carbohydrate ABC transporter permease, yielding MSKVKNFRTSFYYKYLKAPSTKFIIYFILIGVGYAYLYPLLYMITTSFMSVEDLVNPTVNWIPTKITFDNFARAWKVLEATKSLLNSAYMSTIPALFQTFITALIAYGLSRFEFPLKRFWIVLMLATFLIPSQVTLVTKYMLFSRLNLTGTPFVSFLPSLTGQGIRSAIFILLYYNFFNMLPKTFDEAAELDGANSFQIFFKIVFPLSIPAMVTTFIFSLVWYWNETLLTGLLLGNNIRTIPIALRDFVSKYSIMFPSADGSAANRINEGIRMSATLITILPLLITYLILQRQFVESLERTGITGE
- a CDS encoding carbohydrate ABC transporter permease is translated as MSKKRRMRKALAGYLYISPWIIGFLIFTAYPFFYSLYLSFFNVNFTVEGIKATFVGLKHYIYAFKTDPSFPINFWNTLLSIVLSTPLILVFSLVVAILLNNKLKARAFFRLVYFLPVVIISGPVISELVANNAAQIVDPRKYFIYNFFTLLPNTISYPFIYMFNNLVLILWFSGVQILFFLAGLQKISGSIYEAAKIDGANSWVIFWKITLPLIKPFVLINAIYTIVDLASFANNPVNTSITQRMFDIDKPYSYSSALS
- a CDS encoding DUF5696 domain-containing protein, coding for MKKIVGSNVPVAISLIASDIEKRVIGYRTMPITTFKQIEKIVSELKNSGIGNLKVIINGWQKGGIHGNKISKLSFEDSLGDIDDLINFVKNGKKNGYDVYLLDNVTKVTEKQINLKKEVGINLSQSVIYEDRDNRELWIYRSYYTNIVLASQYVSEKLTKLSEKGISNFALNEYGSKLYGDLKYGHEFFRSDALKLVERTLENISKKTDSLYLSNPNDYTWKYVDGILDIPMNCSQYLFETDTVPFLQIVLSGSIDYFAPYVNNSFFSRIDILKMIEYGALPSFLLTWVDNYLIKKTPLWDYPSTKYEDWKVKITEIYKEVSDALKNVRGSKIIDRFVVEPGIIVVSYNNGKSIVVNYTSKTYILNDQKIKPQSWIVTNSNSINVGVGQNE